In a genomic window of Heliomicrobium undosum:
- a CDS encoding pyridoxamine 5'-phosphate oxidase family protein: protein MFTEMRRSDKQISSEDCAQILVKGQIGILSTISADGYPYGVPLNYVYENGCIYFHSALTGQKLDNIQNESKVSFCVVGDTELLSSSFDTNYESVIVFGRAKIVHDHEKEHGLLALVKKYSLDYVENGKKYIKQSGDKTRVVKIDIEHITGKAQR, encoded by the coding sequence ATGTTTACTGAAATGCGTAGAAGCGATAAGCAAATATCATCGGAAGATTGCGCGCAAATCCTTGTGAAAGGCCAAATCGGAATTCTTTCAACGATCAGCGCCGACGGATATCCTTATGGCGTACCATTAAATTATGTTTATGAAAATGGCTGCATATATTTTCACTCTGCCCTAACAGGCCAAAAACTTGACAATATTCAAAATGAAAGCAAGGTTTCTTTTTGTGTCGTCGGCGATACAGAACTGTTATCAAGCTCATTTGATACCAACTACGAAAGCGTTATTGTCTTTGGAAGAGCGAAGATCGTTCATGATCACGAAAAAGAGCATGGATTATTGGCGCTCGTCAAAAAATATTCCTTGGATTACGTAGAAAATGGTAAAAAGTACATTAAGCAATCTGGAGATAAAACGCGCGTGGTCAAAATAGACATTGAGCACATAACAGGAAAGGCCCAGAGATAG
- a CDS encoding GNAT family N-acetyltransferase — protein MELKFEDYLISTDKTLLHHETIYQFLASSYWANKRSIEAINKSIETSLCFGVYHGNRQIGFARIVSDFATMYWLADVMIDEEYRGLGIGKKLIETILASEELKGLNGILGTLDAHRLYEQFGFVKNADRFMVRRPI, from the coding sequence ATGGAACTCAAATTTGAAGATTATTTAATCAGTACTGATAAGACGCTTTTGCACCATGAGACGATTTATCAGTTCTTGGCATCGTCATATTGGGCGAATAAAAGATCTATTGAAGCGATCAACAAATCAATTGAAACATCGCTTTGTTTCGGCGTTTATCATGGAAACAGGCAAATTGGATTTGCTCGAATCGTTTCAGATTTTGCCACGATGTACTGGTTAGCAGATGTCATGATCGATGAAGAGTACCGTGGCCTAGGTATTGGAAAAAAACTAATAGAAACAATCCTTGCTAGTGAAGAATTGAAAGGTCTAAATGGGATTTTAGGAACACTTGATGCACATAGATTATATGAACAATTTGGATTTGTCAAAAACGCTGATAGATTCATGGTCAGAAGACCTATATAG
- a CDS encoding nitroreductase family protein, with the protein MNSALSVIKHRRSTRSFKEDPIQEEALGAIIEAGMYAPSAANQQPWHFTVVQNKQIMNKINQDAKAFFAKSEHPHFKRFATSPDFHVFHNAPCAVFISGDTRAMLPHVDCAAATQNMLLAAESLGVGSCWTQSVIHLFEGETGERWIRQMEIPEHYRPLYAIVLGYKMKENQTAPERKANPVYYIQ; encoded by the coding sequence TTGAACAGCGCCTTATCGGTCATTAAGCATCGAAGAAGCACGCGGTCATTTAAAGAAGACCCTATTCAAGAAGAGGCTCTGGGCGCCATCATTGAAGCAGGGATGTATGCGCCAAGCGCCGCGAATCAACAGCCTTGGCATTTTACTGTCGTCCAGAACAAGCAAATCATGAATAAGATCAATCAGGATGCCAAGGCGTTTTTCGCCAAATCTGAACATCCGCATTTCAAGCGGTTTGCAACAAGTCCAGATTTTCATGTGTTTCACAATGCGCCATGCGCTGTTTTCATCAGTGGGGACACAAGGGCAATGCTGCCCCATGTGGACTGCGCCGCAGCCACCCAAAACATGCTGTTGGCTGCCGAATCCCTCGGTGTCGGTTCATGCTGGACGCAATCGGTCATTCATCTTTTCGAGGGGGAAACAGGCGAGCGGTGGATTCGTCAAATGGAAATCCCAGAACACTATCGGCCGCTCTATGCCATCGTACTCGGCTATAAGATGAAAGAAAATCAGACCGCGCCGGAAAGAAAGGCGAATCCAGTCTATTACATCCAGTGA
- a CDS encoding PadR family transcriptional regulator, with the protein MAKVNYGRHLPAFILLFLAQEPAYGLTLLKQLEQRLPHNNADSAAVYRALQELEKSEAVESYWDTSDPGPAKKWYKISPQGFRILDDFKKDIEQRKSNIEFFLSEYAKLFSKE; encoded by the coding sequence TTGGCTAAAGTAAACTATGGACGTCACTTACCAGCCTTTATTTTGTTGTTTCTGGCCCAAGAACCGGCCTATGGACTCACATTGCTGAAACAACTAGAACAGCGGTTGCCCCATAATAACGCTGACAGCGCTGCCGTATACCGGGCGTTGCAGGAGTTGGAGAAGAGCGAAGCCGTCGAATCCTATTGGGACACGTCAGATCCGGGTCCCGCAAAGAAATGGTATAAAATATCGCCCCAAGGATTCCGTATCTTAGATGACTTCAAAAAGGATATTGAGCAGCGGAAGAGCAATATCGAGTTCTTTTTGAGCGAATACGCCAAATTATTCTCGAAAGAATGA
- a CDS encoding hybrid sensor histidine kinase/response regulator: MDKRRMNSTQSIAMFFIAVIFGALYLLSVYEQNQRNQQVFLDVRLENFRHEVEASLNGYRVATKILEQEVLDKEEITRLLAQANQSAPEERAVYRNLLLNRMTGLYAELERFRFRQLHFHLKDGASFLRMHRPEQFGDNLFAVRDTVRMANTELRESIGFEEGKIFNGYRFVYPLFYQGEHVGSVEVSISFGSISEVLNQLFGSYSTFIIKENTVRETVFANEQDNYIDSDIHKDYVYDKQIQEMRLYNKSNMSVQEIQAINHAISKDVSVKIDSGESFALKAKVNGQFYVILFLQIKNIKGDPIAYLTSYEKNTTLSALQGNFERSVLFTIILLFALALFLKARFDAEKSNQAKSDFLATMSHEIRTPMNAVIAMNELLFDTPLNREQRKYASTIRNSARLLLAIIDDILDFSKLESGRYELEQIPIDLHEMIGSTIEMMEVQAAQKGLTLKCQIDPALPDQILGDPSRLRQIMINLLSNAVKFTNQGSVTVQVNKKAAPDGHEVILFAVTDTGIGMSSEVQEKLFSPFTQADATITRRYGGTGLGLAISQRLVQLMGGTIGVESKVGEGSTFWVELPLQQMNAGHESEVTGTGNAEKALTRRNMGTADAPGEEIDPEKLHILLVEDNPVNYEVARLHLEKLGLTSVQWAQNGLEAIEMKAQQDFALILMDCQMPELDGYEATRRIRLEEKHTHSTPIIAMTANALWEDRQRCLRAGMNDYIAKPIDRKTLREVLGRYLALPGKETTKRTIEERGLLPGNGEEQPVDFTILESFGSPAERREIYQVFLHETKEAIGNLKQYLKQGNLNEVFKIAHSIKSASAGVGAVRLARLLNSLEMMGRNPSEEDRFPHYQEFIEDIQREFDRVSRAIQQEARMATVQRGTTLS, from the coding sequence ATGGACAAGCGCCGCATGAATAGTACGCAATCCATCGCCATGTTTTTTATTGCTGTGATTTTTGGCGCCCTTTATTTATTATCTGTCTACGAACAAAATCAACGAAACCAGCAGGTTTTCCTGGATGTCCGCTTAGAGAATTTTCGACATGAGGTGGAAGCGTCATTAAATGGTTACAGGGTAGCCACCAAAATCTTAGAACAAGAGGTTTTGGATAAAGAAGAAATCACCCGGTTGCTTGCTCAGGCGAATCAGAGCGCCCCTGAAGAACGTGCGGTGTATCGAAACCTGTTATTGAACAGAATGACGGGTCTATATGCGGAGTTGGAAAGGTTCCGCTTTCGGCAGCTTCATTTTCACTTGAAGGATGGCGCCAGTTTTCTTCGCATGCACAGGCCGGAACAATTTGGCGACAACCTCTTTGCGGTGCGGGATACCGTGCGCATGGCCAATACGGAGTTGCGTGAAAGCATCGGATTCGAGGAAGGAAAGATATTTAACGGCTATCGTTTTGTCTATCCGCTGTTTTATCAAGGAGAGCATGTAGGCTCTGTCGAGGTTAGCATCTCTTTTGGTTCCATTAGCGAAGTGTTAAATCAATTGTTTGGCAGCTACAGCACCTTTATCATCAAGGAGAATACCGTTAGGGAAACAGTTTTTGCCAATGAACAAGATAATTACATCGATTCAGATATCCACAAAGACTATGTCTATGACAAACAAATCCAAGAGATGCGCCTTTATAACAAGAGCAATATGTCAGTACAAGAAATTCAAGCGATCAACCATGCTATCAGCAAGGATGTCAGCGTTAAGATTGACAGCGGTGAAAGCTTTGCTCTTAAAGCGAAGGTCAATGGTCAGTTTTATGTGATTTTGTTTTTACAGATCAAAAATATAAAAGGCGATCCTATCGCGTATCTGACGAGTTATGAGAAAAACACAACCCTTAGCGCCTTGCAAGGCAATTTTGAACGAAGCGTATTGTTTACGATCATCTTATTGTTTGCCCTGGCCCTGTTTTTAAAGGCCCGATTCGATGCAGAAAAATCGAACCAAGCAAAAAGTGATTTTTTGGCGACCATGAGTCATGAGATTCGAACCCCGATGAATGCGGTGATCGCCATGAATGAATTGCTTTTTGATACCCCTTTAAATAGAGAGCAGCGGAAATATGCCAGCACTATTCGTAATTCTGCTCGTTTATTGCTCGCCATCATCGATGATATTTTGGATTTTTCCAAGTTAGAATCGGGTCGTTATGAACTGGAACAAATTCCCATCGACTTGCATGAGATGATTGGAAGTACTATAGAAATGATGGAGGTTCAAGCAGCGCAAAAAGGCTTAACGCTGAAATGTCAGATTGATCCGGCTCTGCCGGATCAGATCCTGGGTGATCCATCACGATTGCGTCAAATCATGATAAACTTGCTCTCCAACGCCGTCAAGTTTACCAACCAGGGAAGCGTGACCGTGCAAGTCAACAAAAAAGCAGCGCCTGACGGTCATGAGGTAATTCTTTTTGCTGTCACAGACACGGGCATTGGCATGTCTTCTGAGGTTCAGGAAAAGCTCTTTTCACCCTTTACCCAAGCCGACGCCACCATCACGCGCCGGTACGGAGGAACCGGATTGGGCTTGGCTATCAGTCAAAGGCTTGTGCAATTGATGGGCGGAACCATCGGGGTAGAGAGTAAAGTCGGAGAAGGCTCTACTTTTTGGGTGGAATTGCCCTTGCAGCAGATGAATGCGGGACATGAGAGTGAAGTTACAGGCACAGGAAATGCTGAAAAGGCGCTCACGCGAAGAAACATGGGAACGGCAGATGCGCCAGGAGAAGAGATTGATCCCGAAAAGTTACATATTTTATTGGTCGAAGATAATCCTGTGAATTATGAAGTGGCTCGTTTGCATTTAGAAAAGCTGGGGCTGACATCAGTGCAGTGGGCGCAAAATGGCCTGGAAGCGATAGAGATGAAGGCGCAGCAAGATTTTGCTTTGATCCTGATGGATTGTCAGATGCCCGAACTGGATGGCTATGAAGCAACCCGGCGAATTCGTTTGGAGGAAAAACATACCCATTCGACGCCGATTATCGCGATGACGGCCAATGCATTATGGGAAGACCGGCAGCGTTGTCTCCGTGCCGGCATGAATGACTATATTGCAAAACCCATTGATCGCAAGACGTTGAGAGAAGTCCTCGGTCGTTATCTTGCCTTGCCTGGCAAAGAAACGACAAAAAGGACGATAGAAGAAAGAGGCCTTCTGCCGGGGAATGGAGAGGAACAGCCGGTTGACTTTACGATTCTGGAAAGTTTCGGCTCTCCTGCAGAACGACGGGAAATTTATCAGGTCTTTCTTCATGAGACCAAAGAAGCGATCGGTAATCTGAAACAGTATTTGAAACAGGGTAATTTGAATGAGGTCTTTAAAATTGCGCATAGCATAAAGTCAGCCAGCGCCGGTGTCGGCGCAGTACGGTTAGCGCGATTGCTCAACAGTCTTGAAATGATGGGCCGTAATCCCTCCGAGGAAGATCGCTTTCCCCATTACCAAGAGTTCATTGAAGATATTCAACGTGAATTTGACCGTGTTTCAAGAGCAATCCAACAAGAAGCCCGAATGGCGACTGTGCAAAGAGGAACAACCCTGTCATAA
- a CDS encoding cupin domain-containing protein, protein MSNHTISPSVYQQTEEGYITAVDGISRKTLVYGEKTLLAEFRLQKGNPLPRHKHPHEQTGYLVSGKLILIIDQEEFPLSPGDSWCIPGNVEHAAIVLEDSVAIEVFSPVREDYK, encoded by the coding sequence ATGTCGAATCATACGATCAGCCCTAGCGTCTACCAGCAAACCGAAGAAGGATACATCACAGCAGTGGACGGCATTTCTCGAAAGACGCTCGTTTACGGCGAAAAAACGCTGCTGGCGGAATTCCGCCTACAAAAAGGCAACCCCCTCCCTCGACACAAGCACCCCCATGAACAGACTGGCTATCTGGTATCGGGAAAGCTCATTCTCATCATCGATCAGGAGGAGTTCCCGCTATCTCCCGGAGACAGTTGGTGTATCCCCGGGAATGTGGAGCATGCGGCCATTGTTCTCGAAGATTCCGTCGCCATTGAGGTGTTTTCCCCGGTAAGGGAAGACTACAAGTAA
- a CDS encoding methyl-accepting chemotaxis protein has translation MTETVTRLKEKTQSISRIAGIIQNIAEQTNLLALNAAIEAAGAGEQGRGFAVVAEEVRKLAESSRRSAQEVMIQIKEMEQVVGQTTAGIDDANMGTRKQAQVAEQTEQSFERISEKVTVVMKDTQDTGQRMLQVIQQVEGLFASIHRIASAANDAAASTEEVTASVEEQTALFENVAVIAEECKGLAVGLQNTVNRFRY, from the coding sequence GTGACGGAAACGGTGACCCGGTTAAAAGAAAAAACGCAATCCATCAGTCGTATCGCCGGAATCATCCAGAATATCGCTGAACAGACGAATCTTTTAGCCTTGAACGCAGCCATCGAAGCGGCCGGCGCTGGTGAGCAGGGGAGAGGGTTTGCCGTCGTGGCCGAAGAAGTGAGGAAACTTGCCGAGTCCTCCCGCCGATCGGCGCAGGAAGTCATGATACAGATCAAAGAGATGGAACAGGTGGTTGGACAAACGACCGCCGGCATAGATGACGCGAACATGGGCACTCGTAAGCAAGCGCAAGTGGCCGAGCAAACGGAGCAGTCTTTCGAACGGATCTCCGAAAAAGTAACCGTTGTCATGAAGGATACCCAGGACACAGGTCAACGGATGTTGCAGGTGATTCAGCAGGTGGAAGGTCTCTTTGCTTCCATCCATCGGATCGCCTCGGCGGCTAACGACGCTGCTGCGTCAACGGAGGAGGTTACTGCATCGGTCGAGGAGCAGACAGCCCTTTTCGAAAACGTCGCCGTCATCGCGGAGGAATGTAAAGGGTTGGCCGTGGGCTTACAGAATACGGTAAATCGGTTCCGATACTAA
- a CDS encoding GDSL-type esterase/lipase family protein, with product MKGKQTNDVIFLFLLICIFGILGQGWWLGNGFLEKNMNTDTSRFEKTNADKAPFVIVAMGDSLTKGTGDSSGKGYVGYLVDRIQESANRRVALSNIAVNGEKSGQLLGKLKHPSVRKQVEAADVIVMTIGANDLLTGETIKNINFAQLQKNKAEYVRNLRAILSHIRSQNTKANIFYLGLYNPFSNVENAALTSSVIQNWNATSARVCAGFPKTAFVPTFDLFSAMVKNYLSNDMFHPNARGYRLMAERLAQYIL from the coding sequence TTGAAAGGAAAACAAACAAATGACGTTATTTTTCTCTTTTTGTTGATCTGTATTTTCGGAATACTTGGTCAAGGATGGTGGCTTGGGAACGGTTTTCTTGAAAAGAACATGAATACGGATACATCCCGATTTGAAAAAACAAATGCTGACAAAGCTCCCTTTGTGATTGTAGCTATGGGGGATTCGCTGACAAAAGGAACGGGAGATTCTTCGGGCAAAGGATATGTCGGTTATCTGGTGGACCGCATACAAGAGAGCGCGAATCGAAGGGTCGCCCTCTCGAACATCGCGGTGAACGGAGAAAAGTCGGGCCAGTTGCTTGGAAAGCTAAAACACCCGTCAGTGCGTAAACAGGTGGAGGCGGCCGATGTCATCGTCATGACGATCGGAGCCAATGACCTTTTAACCGGAGAAACCATAAAAAATATAAATTTTGCTCAACTCCAAAAGAATAAGGCCGAATACGTAAGAAACCTCAGGGCTATTCTTTCTCATATTCGTTCCCAAAATACAAAAGCGAACATTTTTTATCTAGGCTTGTACAATCCCTTCAGCAACGTAGAAAATGCGGCCTTAACCTCATCGGTGATACAAAACTGGAATGCAACCAGCGCCAGGGTCTGTGCAGGTTTCCCAAAAACCGCCTTTGTTCCCACCTTTGACTTGTTTTCAGCGATGGTTAAAAACTACCTGTCGAATGACATGTTTCATCCAAATGCCCGGGGATACCGATTGATGGCCGAACGGTTGGCGCAATACATTTTGTAG
- a CDS encoding 4Fe-4S binding protein produces MQSFLYRRTRILRLIPVVFLFLNLMLNSSPALAEVGVPEIHVTEQTTIIELEQQSHLDREKLFQVLQIQEPVDEAATLAQLGLDPQRTTDLIKKEIGLTTTEKSKDWKLIATKFALWMIALIGSGYLLQRATRLKTKWRFIRISANILAALIFGVVLGSDPNPMGTVNDAFVLYGQTGAIFPPRLIAFVIFLILSLIAVRFICGWGCQLGGLQETLFRFRQQIGFGKKIGAGIKIPFNLALGIRFAVFMISAVAAVGWATNLIGSIDPFSVFAPAKWTPILLGSILIVLFLSLFIYRPWCTLACPFGTLAWLFERFAWMRIHPNPEKCTNCKVCTNVCPSGHAGPMLEGKKLSPDCFACGDCIASCPHQAMEFSSRSGNNKKNQSSIGDHNISHFQRPQ; encoded by the coding sequence ATGCAATCTTTCCTTTACCGTCGTACGAGGATTCTACGCCTAATCCCTGTAGTCTTTCTATTTCTGAATCTTATGTTAAACTCTTCACCGGCGTTGGCCGAGGTGGGCGTACCTGAAATTCATGTCACTGAGCAAACTACAATTATTGAGTTAGAGCAGCAAAGTCACCTGGATCGGGAAAAACTATTTCAAGTGTTACAAATTCAGGAGCCCGTGGACGAAGCCGCTACTCTCGCTCAACTGGGTCTCGATCCTCAAAGGACTACTGACCTCATTAAAAAAGAAATCGGGTTGACCACCACTGAAAAAAGCAAAGACTGGAAACTAATCGCCACAAAGTTTGCCCTTTGGATGATCGCCTTAATTGGATCCGGTTATCTGTTGCAACGTGCTACTCGTTTAAAAACGAAGTGGCGATTCATCCGTATTTCTGCAAATATTCTCGCTGCTCTTATTTTTGGTGTTGTTTTGGGCAGCGACCCCAACCCCATGGGCACGGTCAACGACGCGTTTGTCTTGTACGGACAGACTGGGGCGATATTTCCTCCACGGCTCATCGCATTCGTTATATTCCTTATCTTAAGCCTCATTGCTGTCCGTTTTATCTGCGGATGGGGTTGTCAACTTGGCGGGCTGCAAGAGACCTTGTTTCGGTTTCGTCAACAGATCGGATTCGGTAAAAAAATAGGAGCCGGAATAAAGATTCCCTTTAACCTTGCTCTTGGTATACGATTCGCTGTATTCATGATTAGCGCGGTGGCCGCTGTGGGATGGGCAACCAATTTAATAGGTTCCATTGATCCCTTTTCTGTGTTTGCTCCTGCCAAGTGGACACCGATTCTTCTCGGTTCTATCTTAATCGTATTATTCCTATCGCTGTTTATCTATCGTCCATGGTGCACCTTAGCTTGCCCATTTGGCACGCTCGCATGGTTATTCGAGCGTTTTGCCTGGATGCGTATACATCCTAACCCTGAAAAATGCACGAACTGCAAAGTCTGTACAAACGTTTGTCCGTCAGGTCACGCAGGTCCTATGCTAGAAGGCAAAAAATTATCACCCGATTGTTTCGCTTGTGGTGATTGTATAGCATCCTGTCCTCATCAGGCGATGGAATTCTCTTCGAGATCTGGCAATAACAAAAAGAATCAATCGAGTATTGGTGACCATAACATATCTCATTTTCAACGCCCCCAGTGA
- a CDS encoding MarR family winged helix-turn-helix transcriptional regulator has protein sequence MDFRLDESIGYLLNRTSIRLKNKLLRSFKPYNMTPEQWAVLKGLSEKEGISPKEIAELTSKDQPSTVRILEKLEKKGFITRRVNREDTRSYLLFITAAGRELVEELIPLAKEVLDTALQGIEKEKIDEFKKMLNVIYRNVDG, from the coding sequence TTGGATTTTAGGCTGGACGAGTCGATCGGCTATTTATTGAATAGGACGAGCATAAGACTGAAAAATAAACTGCTCCGAAGTTTTAAGCCCTATAATATGACCCCTGAGCAATGGGCCGTTTTGAAGGGATTGAGTGAAAAAGAAGGAATTTCGCCGAAGGAAATCGCGGAACTCACTTCTAAGGATCAACCCAGCACAGTTCGAATCCTGGAAAAGTTAGAGAAAAAAGGCTTTATTACTCGCCGGGTCAATCGGGAGGATACCAGGAGTTATCTATTGTTCATTACCGCCGCAGGTCGAGAGCTAGTGGAAGAGTTGATTCCCCTGGCTAAAGAAGTGCTTGATACGGCGCTGCAGGGGATTGAGAAAGAGAAAATCGACGAATTCAAGAAGATGCTAAACGTCATATATCGTAACGTAGACGGATAG
- a CDS encoding SDR family NAD(P)-dependent oxidoreductase, with product MEVNLIESYFCNFRSKHLPYSRQKLPYHHCITFDERSQWNINNLTNQLMVMPLNQAAAIQLAKIGMHVLIGCRHEERGLAALREIREGSNSHDVDLLVVDMSSQRSIKAAVATFKSTYDRLDVLIHNAADFDISRKRPVFSEENIETVWATNHIGPVLLTDLNSLR from the coding sequence ATGGAGGTTAACCTGATTGAATCTTACTTCTGTAATTTTCGTTCAAAACATCTCCCCTACTCCCGCCAAAAACTACCTTACCATCATTGTATAACTTTTGACGAACGATCACAATGGAACATAAATAATTTAACTAATCAATTAATGGTCATGCCGCTTAATCAAGCAGCAGCCATTCAACTGGCCAAAATCGGGATGCACGTTTTGATCGGTTGCCGACACGAAGAACGAGGCTTGGCGGCATTACGTGAGATCCGCGAGGGAAGCAATAGCCACGACGTTGACCTGTTGGTTGTCGACATGAGCTCTCAACGCTCGATCAAGGCGGCCGTCGCAACATTCAAATCGACATACGATCGGCTGGATGTGCTCATTCATAACGCCGCTGACTTTGATATCAGCAGGAAAAGACCGGTGTTTTCGGAAGAGAACATCGAAACCGTATGGGCCACAAACCACATCGGTCCGGTTCTGCTGACAGACCTGAATTCACTTCGATGA
- a CDS encoding permease, with the protein MTTIVLYTIALCLAALSWRKDKSKTMVALRKAWTSFLKLLPDVLVIMLLVGISLAVLKPEIISRFIGDSSGLYGIIVALLVGSITMVPSFVAFPLAAALLQGGAGYTQVAAFVSTLMAVGIITLPAEVKYFNKPIALLRNAFAFIIAVLFTIVIGWVM; encoded by the coding sequence ATGACGACAATTGTACTTTATACGATAGCATTGTGCTTGGCAGCCCTTTCATGGCGCAAAGACAAAAGCAAAACCATGGTTGCGTTAAGGAAGGCATGGACCAGCTTTTTGAAACTCCTTCCCGACGTGCTGGTCATCATGCTGCTCGTCGGCATTTCTTTAGCTGTTTTAAAACCGGAAATCATTTCGAGATTTATTGGAGACAGTTCCGGGCTGTATGGGATCATTGTCGCCTTGCTCGTTGGTTCGATCACGATGGTCCCCAGTTTCGTCGCCTTTCCCTTAGCCGCGGCGTTGCTCCAGGGAGGCGCAGGCTATACGCAGGTTGCAGCGTTTGTTTCTACATTGATGGCGGTAGGCATTATCACCCTGCCGGCGGAAGTCAAATATTTTAACAAACCGATCGCCTTGCTGCGAAACGCCTTCGCCTTTATCATTGCTGTTTTGTTTACGATAGTAATCGGGTGGGTGATGTGA
- a CDS encoding HAMP domain-containing protein, protein MLNDLKIGVRIMILVSILLLAMSALGLIGLSVFQETHELSNRTVRSSEELLQMVDSSRKTQVLFKKQVQEWKNILLRGHDPTAFQKYMSNFQKEEKATSEELQRLKAMMTRYGMDVSSVDQALATHGQLGLRYGEALRGFNGGDPESVRAVDKQVNGIDRAPTEAIDSIVKQIENFAAQEFSQMQSQSDAALARFQQIILTALLISLIVGGSIGWFFVRQITRPLSVLQERIAGIAESDGDLTQQIDITSRDEIGVMANKFNLLLNKTRNTIAQAASDAVNLNEKARQLSSTTDEVHQTSEQIALAVDAIARGNQDIANEINQIRDSLHAINGNAQTTADGVKRIVSEFSDVNRTLDDGRVVMQKQKGKCKRPFA, encoded by the coding sequence GTGTTAAATGACCTGAAGATTGGCGTCCGTATCATGATTTTGGTTTCCATACTGCTTCTTGCCATGTCGGCTCTCGGGTTGATTGGTCTATCCGTTTTTCAGGAAACCCATGAACTAAGTAATCGCACGGTGCGATCATCGGAAGAATTGTTGCAGATGGTAGACAGTTCCCGGAAAACGCAAGTCCTCTTTAAGAAACAGGTGCAAGAATGGAAGAACATACTGCTTCGCGGCCATGACCCCACTGCCTTTCAAAAATATATGAGTAACTTTCAAAAGGAGGAAAAGGCGACCAGCGAGGAGTTGCAACGTCTCAAAGCGATGATGACCCGCTACGGTATGGATGTGTCGTCGGTGGACCAGGCGTTAGCCACCCATGGGCAGTTGGGTCTCCGATACGGGGAAGCGCTGCGAGGGTTCAATGGAGGCGACCCGGAGAGCGTGCGAGCCGTCGATAAACAGGTGAACGGCATCGATCGCGCGCCCACCGAAGCGATTGATTCGATAGTTAAGCAGATTGAAAACTTCGCTGCACAAGAGTTTTCACAAATGCAAAGCCAATCGGACGCGGCGTTGGCTCGTTTTCAACAGATTATTCTTACCGCCTTATTGATCAGCCTCATTGTCGGCGGTTCGATCGGCTGGTTCTTTGTCCGGCAAATCACCCGGCCCCTGAGTGTATTGCAAGAGAGAATCGCTGGTATTGCAGAATCGGATGGCGACTTAACGCAGCAGATCGATATTACCAGTCGTGATGAGATTGGCGTGATGGCAAACAAGTTTAACCTGCTGTTGAATAAGACGAGAAACACCATCGCCCAGGCGGCTTCTGACGCGGTTAACCTGAACGAAAAAGCGAGGCAACTCTCTTCCACGACCGACGAGGTGCATCAGACATCCGAACAGATAGCGCTGGCCGTCGACGCCATCGCCCGCGGCAATCAGGATATCGCCAATGAGATCAACCAGATACGGGATTCGCTCCATGCCATCAACGGCAATGCGCAAACAACCGCTGACGGCGTGAAACGGATTGTCAGTGAATTCTCCGACGTCAACCGTACGTTGGATGACGGTCGAGTGGTCATGCAAAAGCAAAAAGGGAAGTGCAAAAGACCATTTGCTTGA
- a CDS encoding SpoVG family protein, translating to MKALVSVTIDDSFAVHEIKVIEGKNGLFIAMPSQVLPDGTYQDIVHPLTQETRDYISNILLEAFNSMVEEMNTMKRT from the coding sequence GTGAAAGCATTGGTCTCTGTAACGATTGACGATTCCTTTGCGGTTCACGAGATTAAAGTGATCGAAGGAAAAAATGGATTGTTTATCGCGATGCCGAGTCAGGTCTTGCCCGATGGAACGTATCAGGACATCGTCCACCCGCTTACCCAGGAAACTCGTGATTATATTTCAAACATTCTGCTCGAAGCGTTCAATTCGATGGTAGAAGAAATGAATACGATGAAACGAACGTAG